A region from the Rhodohalobacter sp. SW132 genome encodes:
- a CDS encoding alpha/beta hydrolase, giving the protein MKTTLKSPDGLSIAAKKLEGKSPAVIFMPGFFSNMEGTKATYLEAMCRERGQAYVRFDYRGHGQSDGKFEDGTFTDWLNDTLLVLDELAEAPVVAVGSSMGGWIALLAALKRPDKIRGLVGIASSPDFTEDIWHHRMTEEQRQLMDKQGFIAQSSAYRDEPVIITKKLLDSGKNHLLLHKPSINLDIPVFLIHGKKDADVPWKKSQKLYRLIGKENCKLILVPDGEHRLSRDEDLELIGGVVERILKKV; this is encoded by the coding sequence TTGAAAACCACCCTGAAATCTCCTGACGGACTCTCCATCGCCGCAAAGAAACTGGAAGGAAAATCACCTGCAGTGATATTTATGCCCGGTTTTTTCTCCAACATGGAGGGAACCAAGGCCACTTATCTTGAGGCGATGTGCCGGGAGCGCGGTCAGGCGTACGTCCGGTTTGATTACCGGGGCCATGGCCAGTCAGATGGGAAGTTCGAAGATGGCACCTTTACCGACTGGCTGAATGATACCCTCCTCGTACTGGATGAACTTGCAGAAGCGCCAGTGGTTGCGGTCGGCTCTTCGATGGGCGGCTGGATCGCCCTGCTGGCAGCACTGAAGCGTCCGGATAAAATCCGCGGATTGGTGGGCATCGCCTCCTCCCCCGATTTCACTGAAGATATCTGGCACCACCGCATGACGGAAGAGCAGCGGCAATTAATGGACAAACAGGGATTCATCGCCCAGTCCAGTGCGTACAGGGACGAACCGGTTATCATCACAAAAAAGCTGCTTGACAGCGGCAAAAATCATCTCCTTTTACACAAACCATCCATCAACCTGGATATCCCCGTTTTCCTCATCCATGGCAAAAAAGATGCGGATGTTCCCTGGAAAAAATCACAAAAACTATACCGCCTGATTGGCAAAGAGAACTGCAAACTAATTCTTGTCCCGGACGGAGAACACCGGCTTTCGAGGGATGAGGATTTGGAGCTGATTGGCGGGGTTGTTGAGAGGATCTTGAAAAAAGTTTAG
- a CDS encoding RagB/SusD family nutrient uptake outer membrane protein → MKKIQPKPKFNWYWNRIISVGLLVCFITILTACDFEVTNPGPVQDEFLNEPGARQAIVNGIARDLSDALNWVGFRSAAVTREIHPSGSTFSYGISPRAQVGLLPDDETDTYWDFSQRSRWTASHAIERLQETMEQEEFNSSELVAQAYLWQGYANRLLGENFCRAVIDGGEPENYQAFLNHADEAFTNAISSAQAVGDPDIELAALAGRASVRRYLGDFPGAVADAEQIPFEFVFEMPYNQVEQDQHNRIFESSADNPYRAHTVWQTYYEEYFEEFNDPRTPWGFDPDRPVGDAAVGNLGNVPWYFQLKYDSPDDPIKLSSGREMVLIEAEAELSSGNWADAMTLINSLRNDVGVDEWVAANETEAWTYLKRERGIELWLEARRLGDLRLWDENNTPGELHPLEAQGGELPLSSDRSLCFPIPESELDTNPNI, encoded by the coding sequence ATGAAAAAAATACAGCCTAAACCTAAATTTAATTGGTATTGGAACCGCATAATCAGTGTTGGACTATTGGTCTGTTTTATTACCATTTTAACAGCCTGTGATTTTGAGGTTACGAACCCCGGCCCTGTTCAGGATGAATTCCTGAATGAACCCGGTGCACGGCAAGCCATCGTAAATGGTATTGCCAGAGATCTATCGGATGCACTCAACTGGGTAGGTTTTAGAAGTGCAGCAGTAACCCGGGAAATTCACCCCTCAGGATCTACCTTCTCTTATGGTATATCTCCAAGAGCACAGGTCGGTTTGCTGCCCGATGATGAAACCGATACCTATTGGGATTTTTCTCAACGTTCACGGTGGACTGCCAGTCACGCTATAGAACGCTTACAAGAAACTATGGAACAAGAAGAGTTCAACAGTTCAGAGCTTGTTGCCCAAGCTTATTTATGGCAGGGCTATGCAAATAGGCTATTGGGAGAAAATTTCTGCCGTGCTGTAATTGACGGTGGTGAACCAGAAAATTACCAGGCTTTTTTAAATCACGCTGATGAAGCTTTTACGAATGCAATTTCATCTGCACAGGCTGTGGGCGACCCCGATATTGAACTTGCCGCTCTTGCTGGCAGGGCATCTGTAAGAAGATATTTGGGTGACTTTCCAGGTGCCGTGGCAGATGCTGAACAGATTCCATTCGAGTTTGTCTTCGAGATGCCATATAACCAGGTCGAACAGGATCAACACAACAGAATTTTTGAATCCTCAGCTGACAACCCATACAGAGCACATACCGTTTGGCAAACGTACTATGAAGAATACTTTGAAGAATTCAATGACCCACGAACTCCCTGGGGATTTGACCCGGACAGACCAGTAGGAGACGCTGCTGTTGGAAACCTTGGAAATGTGCCCTGGTATTTTCAACTGAAATATGACAGCCCCGATGATCCAATAAAATTATCATCCGGTAGAGAAATGGTACTAATCGAAGCAGAAGCTGAATTATCTTCTGGAAACTGGGCAGACGCTATGACACTAATCAATAGCTTGCGAAATGATGTAGGTGTTGATGAATGGGTTGCTGCTAACGAAACTGAAGCGTGGACCTACCTGAAAAGAGAACGAGGTATTGAACTTTGGCTCGAAGCAAGACGCCTGGGTGATTTGAGGTTATGGGACGAGAATAATACACCGGGGGAACTTCACCCATTGGAGGCTCAAGGAGGAGAGTTACCACTGAGCAGTGATAGAAGTCTGTGCTTCCCTATACCTGAATCAGAACTGGATACGAATCCAAATATTTAA
- a CDS encoding M20/M25/M40 family metallo-hydrolase, translated as MSSKYYKLIGFLFAILSCLVISATAQQNYEEFELDSQYTNEIESLVGKATIQQAFTFIEEFDEQTVQNQILINEIPAPPFMEDVRAEKYLEMMMAYGLTDVSIDEEGNVIGKRPGTTGEKTIVISAHLDTVFPEDTDVTVEVRNDTLYAPGITDDARGLTTVLTILKALQEVEIQTEADIWFVGTVGEEGLGDLRGVKHLFREGGPQIDSFISIDGSNDQRIVNKALGSHRYRVTFEGPGGHSWGAFGTANPAHALGRAIYHFEEAASEFVKEGPRTSYNVGRIGGGTSVNSVPFSNWMEVDMRSESQQQLQQIDQLLHEAVDKGIREANEIKTEGRNLTVDMDMIGDRPSGEISPDTPFIQKAIAASQYFGYEPELRRSSTDSNVPISLGIPSMTLGGGGSSSGAHSLDEWWYNDDGYIGIQRAFLILISQAGLSE; from the coding sequence ATGAGTTCAAAATATTACAAACTGATTGGTTTTCTTTTCGCTATTCTTTCTTGCTTGGTTATTTCTGCAACAGCACAGCAAAACTATGAGGAATTTGAGTTGGATAGCCAATACACAAATGAAATTGAATCTTTGGTGGGGAAGGCTACTATACAACAAGCCTTCACTTTTATTGAAGAATTTGATGAGCAGACGGTCCAGAATCAAATATTGATCAATGAGATCCCTGCACCGCCTTTCATGGAAGATGTTCGTGCTGAAAAATACCTTGAAATGATGATGGCATATGGACTAACCGATGTCTCTATTGATGAAGAGGGTAATGTTATTGGTAAAAGGCCCGGAACTACGGGAGAAAAGACTATCGTAATCTCTGCTCATCTGGATACCGTTTTTCCTGAGGATACAGATGTGACTGTTGAAGTCAGAAATGATACACTCTATGCGCCCGGCATTACAGATGACGCCAGAGGATTGACCACTGTGCTAACCATTCTAAAAGCGTTGCAAGAAGTTGAAATTCAGACAGAAGCAGATATCTGGTTTGTAGGAACGGTGGGTGAAGAGGGTTTAGGAGATCTGAGAGGAGTGAAACACTTATTCAGGGAAGGAGGACCTCAAATTGATTCTTTTATATCTATCGATGGAAGCAACGATCAAAGAATCGTTAATAAGGCACTTGGTTCACACCGGTACCGTGTAACTTTTGAGGGACCGGGAGGACACTCCTGGGGCGCTTTTGGAACCGCAAATCCAGCCCATGCGCTCGGAAGAGCAATTTACCACTTTGAGGAAGCAGCTTCCGAGTTTGTTAAAGAAGGACCAAGAACAAGTTACAATGTCGGCAGAATTGGCGGCGGTACTTCAGTCAATTCGGTCCCGTTTTCCAACTGGATGGAGGTTGACATGAGGTCTGAAAGTCAACAACAACTTCAGCAAATTGATCAGCTTTTGCACGAAGCGGTAGACAAAGGTATACGTGAAGCAAATGAAATAAAAACAGAAGGCCGTAACCTCACGGTTGATATGGATATGATTGGAGACCGACCTTCTGGGGAAATCTCACCCGATACACCTTTTATTCAAAAAGCTATTGCTGCTTCTCAATATTTCGGTTACGAACCAGAACTCAGGCGATCATCAACGGATTCAAATGTACCCATATCTTTGGGCATTCCATCTATGACGCTCGGTGGCGGCGGAAGTAGTAGTGGGGCTCACTCACTTGACGAGTGGTGGTATAACGATGATGGCTATATAGGCATACAAAGAGCATTTTTAATACTAATCTCTCAGGCAGGTTTATCTGAATAA
- a CDS encoding HlyD family secretion protein, with translation MNKELFPKEIIENSQEHNFSIHSVRSRVIYSTIVLSLIGMFALLPFIYTDVGVRSQGMVRPVTEVIQIASPVSAQITSLQAKENSRVQKGDILLKLDDADIQQQLRFNRSRFEQLSNFIQDLNTLTKSVSIQSVPIDDLKTVRFKQETLEFRQQLENQQQLIDQQKRLLERETNLYNRDAISLLSLEERQHQLQFEENKLKLLTEQQFNRWNREKDTFQKERDEIEATFNQLSNEKRRYVIHSPVTGTLQNTNGLLENSFVFVNQAIGEISPDTTLIAEVYVLPNEIGLLRPGLPVRFQIDAYDHNQWGTATGKIESISTDILVSENTPMFKVRCSIDQTYLELSNGFKGEIKKGMTFQARFVINRRSLFQLLYDNMDDWLNPSWSATQDNNSRLTHINQSS, from the coding sequence ATGAACAAAGAACTGTTTCCAAAAGAGATTATTGAAAATTCACAAGAACACAATTTTTCAATCCATTCGGTACGCTCCAGGGTCATCTACTCCACGATTGTACTTTCGCTTATCGGGATGTTTGCTCTCCTGCCATTTATCTACACGGATGTTGGTGTTCGAAGCCAGGGGATGGTCCGGCCGGTTACGGAAGTTATTCAGATCGCCTCCCCGGTGTCGGCCCAGATCACATCCCTTCAAGCAAAAGAAAACAGCCGCGTGCAAAAGGGAGATATTCTCCTCAAGCTCGATGATGCGGACATCCAGCAGCAACTGCGTTTTAACAGATCGCGTTTTGAGCAGCTATCTAATTTTATTCAAGATTTAAATACGCTAACGAAATCCGTCTCGATCCAATCTGTACCAATAGATGACTTGAAAACCGTGCGGTTTAAACAAGAAACCTTGGAATTCCGTCAGCAACTTGAAAATCAGCAGCAGCTTATAGACCAGCAAAAAAGGCTGCTTGAACGTGAGACTAATTTGTACAATCGGGATGCCATCAGCCTGCTCTCTCTTGAGGAACGGCAGCATCAGCTTCAATTTGAAGAGAACAAATTGAAGCTGCTCACAGAGCAACAGTTCAACAGATGGAACCGGGAGAAAGACACGTTTCAGAAAGAGCGTGATGAGATTGAAGCTACATTCAATCAGCTTTCCAATGAAAAACGCCGGTATGTCATACACTCGCCCGTGACCGGCACCCTTCAAAATACAAACGGTTTGTTAGAGAACAGTTTTGTATTTGTGAACCAGGCGATCGGAGAGATATCGCCTGATACAACTTTGATAGCCGAAGTTTACGTCCTGCCAAATGAAATCGGTCTTCTCAGACCAGGATTACCCGTACGATTTCAAATTGATGCTTATGACCACAATCAATGGGGCACGGCTACCGGAAAGATTGAAAGCATTTCAACGGATATACTCGTAAGCGAAAATACCCCGATGTTCAAAGTTCGCTGTTCGATCGACCAAACCTATCTTGAATTGTCAAATGGTTTTAAGGGTGAAATAAAAAAAGGAATGACCTTCCAGGCCCGGTTTGTAATCAATCGAAGAAGCCTGTTTCAGCTGTTATATGATAATATGGACGATTGGCTCAATCCGTCCTGGTCTGCTACACAGGATAATAATTCCCGGCTAACTCATATAAATCAGTCATCATGA
- a CDS encoding thioredoxin domain-containing protein: MNRLSKEKSPYLLQHANNPVDWFPWGDEAFEEAKRRDCPVFLSIGYATCHWCHVMEHESFEDEQVAELMNDAFVNIKVDREERPDIDNTYMTVCQMLTGQGGWPLTIIMTPDKEPFFAATYIPKQSNQRMQGMIDFVPQISKIWMEKRERVMDSVSKIKNGFSKSLDLGSSKGNLSDGITDKAVHLLKGRFDEAHGGFGSQPKFPSPHNLLFLLRYADFHNDTEALEMVEKTLTQMRLGGIWDHIGGGFHRYSTDAEWLLPHFEKMLYDQAMLLLTYAEAWRNTENPLYKETCYDIFRYLNRKMKSPEGGYYSAEDADSEGEEGKFYVWEKDEILDQLMDHDAETFCEIYNIREKGNFRDEATGQFTGKNIPHLNEPLETIAEKRGENPADLEKRMQQCRNLLHDSRETRVYPLLDDKILTDWNGLLMAALAAAGAIFEDTEFTEAAIGIEKFISEKMTGKSGALLHRFRDGDAAIEGMADDYCSVIWGLIELHQTTYDPHYLEKAIWLQDKFSEQFLDTEYGGYFFTSESGETLLGRQKEIYDGALPSSNSIAALNTFRLARLTGNMDYDSASEQIFSAFSKVIEDNPAGYTSALTTQLVKENQPVEVVISGSRDSEEFNRVIGVMHKADRWKHSLILKTPQNSEKTEQLSPFLQSFPGDEKIAIYVCRNFACEQPVHTAEDLQNLLDDFG; this comes from the coding sequence ATGAACCGCCTCTCAAAAGAAAAATCCCCCTACCTTCTTCAGCACGCCAATAATCCTGTGGATTGGTTTCCCTGGGGAGATGAAGCCTTTGAAGAAGCAAAACGGCGCGACTGTCCCGTTTTTTTATCGATTGGATACGCCACCTGCCACTGGTGCCACGTGATGGAGCACGAAAGTTTCGAAGATGAACAGGTGGCCGAACTAATGAACGACGCCTTTGTGAACATCAAAGTGGATCGTGAGGAGCGTCCCGATATCGACAATACCTACATGACCGTCTGCCAGATGCTGACCGGCCAGGGCGGATGGCCTCTTACCATCATCATGACCCCGGACAAAGAGCCTTTCTTCGCCGCCACCTACATCCCAAAACAATCCAACCAAAGAATGCAGGGGATGATTGACTTCGTCCCGCAGATCAGCAAAATCTGGATGGAAAAGAGAGAACGGGTGATGGATTCCGTATCTAAAATTAAGAATGGATTCTCGAAATCTCTGGATCTCGGCTCTTCAAAGGGGAATTTGTCGGATGGAATCACAGATAAAGCCGTACACCTTCTGAAAGGACGGTTTGATGAAGCTCATGGCGGATTTGGATCTCAGCCCAAATTTCCATCTCCCCACAATTTGCTCTTTCTGCTCCGATATGCCGATTTTCATAATGATACAGAAGCCCTTGAAATGGTGGAAAAAACGCTGACACAGATGCGCCTGGGCGGAATATGGGATCATATCGGAGGCGGTTTCCATCGCTATTCAACCGATGCAGAGTGGCTGCTACCCCATTTTGAGAAGATGCTCTATGATCAGGCGATGCTGCTTCTCACCTATGCCGAAGCGTGGCGCAACACCGAAAATCCGCTCTACAAAGAGACCTGTTACGATATTTTCCGCTACCTGAATCGAAAAATGAAATCCCCGGAGGGTGGTTATTATTCAGCCGAAGATGCCGACAGTGAGGGCGAAGAGGGAAAGTTTTACGTATGGGAGAAGGATGAAATACTGGATCAACTCATGGATCACGATGCAGAAACGTTTTGTGAAATTTACAACATCCGGGAGAAAGGTAATTTCAGGGATGAGGCGACCGGTCAGTTTACCGGCAAGAACATCCCCCACCTGAACGAACCCCTGGAAACGATCGCTGAAAAACGCGGAGAGAATCCCGCCGACCTGGAAAAAAGAATGCAACAATGCCGGAACCTGCTGCATGATTCCCGCGAGACGCGCGTCTACCCGCTGCTGGATGACAAAATCCTCACCGACTGGAACGGGCTTCTGATGGCCGCTCTGGCTGCGGCCGGAGCAATTTTTGAGGATACAGAGTTCACAGAAGCCGCCATCGGGATTGAAAAGTTTATCAGCGAAAAAATGACCGGTAAAAGCGGGGCGCTTCTCCACCGATTTCGAGATGGGGATGCAGCGATCGAAGGAATGGCCGATGATTACTGTTCGGTCATCTGGGGATTGATAGAGCTTCATCAAACCACGTATGATCCTCACTATTTGGAAAAAGCGATCTGGCTTCAGGACAAATTCAGCGAACAGTTTCTGGATACCGAGTATGGCGGATATTTCTTCACTTCAGAATCAGGAGAAACCCTGCTGGGCCGCCAGAAAGAGATTTATGACGGAGCTCTCCCCTCCTCCAACTCCATCGCCGCCCTGAACACATTTCGCCTCGCCAGGCTTACCGGAAACATGGATTACGATTCAGCTTCAGAACAGATCTTCAGCGCATTTTCGAAAGTGATAGAGGATAATCCGGCAGGTTACACATCTGCGCTTACCACCCAGCTGGTAAAAGAGAATCAGCCGGTTGAGGTTGTGATCTCCGGCAGCCGTGATTCCGAAGAATTCAACCGGGTGATCGGTGTGATGCATAAAGCGGACCGGTGGAAACACTCCCTGATTTTAAAAACGCCGCAGAATTCAGAGAAGACTGAACAGCTCTCCCCTTTCCTACAATCATTTCCCGGTGATGAAAAGATTGCGATTTACGTCTGCCGGAATTTTGCCTGTGAACAGCCCGTTCACACTGCAGAGGATCTGCAAAATTTGCTTGATGATTTTGGGTGA
- a CDS encoding M14 family metallopeptidase: protein MTITHTNLRARILLLLSILYLAASSLSAQNIPEPADIIGFDPGTDYKLADYVQLEEYYKAVSAASDRIIMEEIGSTHHNNTLWLLTISSPENLANLDHYRDISKSLALAKDLDNDEAKELAREGKAVVWIDSGLHSPELAHGQHNPAFVYHMATDQSEETLEMLDEVILLNMPMMNPDGHEIVVDWYREQRDTEFELTSPPVVYHEYIGHDNNRDWYMLLQNESQAVAKVLYESWYPQIVLNHHQMGEMPPRMFIPPFDDPVNPNIPALAVRGTNLVGEHMANRFASEDKPGIIQGITFNMWWNGGMRTVPYFHNMVGILTESTHRSPVPKYWDEEDIPDTIVRGSNVIPMKEPSIFYPDPWEGGWTSLGEMVEYHTTASLGVMDIAAKRKYDWLYNIYLMGRNAIELGQSQSPYAYIIPPDQWDAPEAIEMLKVLKRGGIEISKTTASTSYNGESLPEGSYIIYTSQAFRPHLIDLMEPQSYPDRRLYPDGPPEPPYDMAGWTLPLQMGVTVVRIEESIDVDSEVVEQIDPFEANLDGNSSYGFLIPSNSNMSAKVVNSLINDHTIYRTAEDFTYQGSTYQAGSFIIESNGNSSETAMQNHASDLGLSMTGLGQTPNVEKKELNTPNIAMYQSWTANIDEGWTRWVFDNYGFSYTTLRDQDVRTNDLSEYDIIILPAQEPGSILSGNDPGSMPEQYVGGLGLEGAINLKRYAEGGGTILGWDGATDFLINNFGLPVRNHLLNVARDDFFIPGSIVKLTSDNTHPIAYGMQDEHGAFFVTRRGSQSRSFTIIEPAEAEDRRGAEPDVEVFAHFAEEDILMSGWALGEDNYLAGKPAALRVGLGEGSVILLGIRPQLRAQPRATFKYIFNSIYESATVETPAESAD from the coding sequence ATGACTATAACACATACAAATCTTAGAGCCCGGATTCTGCTGCTATTGTCGATTTTGTACCTGGCTGCATCTAGCCTTTCAGCCCAGAACATACCTGAACCGGCAGACATCATCGGCTTCGATCCTGGAACTGATTACAAACTGGCGGATTACGTACAACTGGAAGAGTATTACAAAGCTGTTTCAGCTGCCAGCGACAGGATTATTATGGAAGAGATAGGAAGCACGCATCACAACAATACACTTTGGCTTTTGACGATTTCAAGTCCCGAAAATTTAGCTAACCTGGATCACTATCGTGATATAAGCAAAAGTCTTGCACTCGCAAAAGATCTCGATAATGATGAAGCTAAAGAGTTAGCACGAGAAGGAAAAGCTGTAGTCTGGATCGATAGCGGACTCCATTCCCCCGAGCTGGCACATGGGCAACATAATCCGGCTTTTGTATATCATATGGCAACAGATCAATCTGAAGAGACCCTTGAAATGCTTGACGAAGTTATACTTCTGAACATGCCAATGATGAATCCGGACGGTCATGAAATCGTGGTAGACTGGTATAGAGAACAGAGGGATACAGAGTTTGAACTTACATCTCCGCCCGTTGTCTATCATGAGTACATTGGTCATGATAACAACCGCGATTGGTATATGCTTTTGCAGAATGAATCTCAGGCTGTAGCTAAGGTTCTATACGAGAGCTGGTATCCACAGATCGTACTGAATCATCACCAGATGGGTGAGATGCCCCCAAGAATGTTTATTCCACCTTTTGATGACCCGGTGAATCCAAATATCCCTGCTTTAGCTGTCAGAGGCACTAATCTTGTTGGCGAACACATGGCAAACAGGTTTGCTTCAGAAGATAAACCCGGAATTATACAAGGGATTACATTTAATATGTGGTGGAACGGAGGAATGCGAACTGTCCCGTATTTTCATAACATGGTTGGAATTTTAACAGAATCTACCCACCGCTCACCAGTGCCCAAGTATTGGGATGAAGAAGATATACCAGATACAATCGTTCGAGGCAGCAATGTGATTCCAATGAAAGAACCCAGCATTTTTTATCCCGATCCCTGGGAGGGTGGCTGGACTTCCCTTGGTGAAATGGTAGAATATCACACAACAGCTTCTCTTGGTGTGATGGATATAGCCGCCAAACGAAAGTACGACTGGCTCTATAATATTTACCTGATGGGGCGAAATGCGATTGAACTTGGACAAAGTCAGTCGCCATACGCTTATATCATACCCCCGGATCAATGGGATGCTCCCGAAGCGATCGAGATGCTGAAAGTTTTAAAAAGAGGAGGAATCGAAATAAGTAAAACAACCGCTTCAACTTCTTATAACGGTGAATCATTACCCGAAGGAAGCTACATTATTTATACATCTCAGGCTTTCAGACCCCACCTGATCGATTTAATGGAGCCTCAATCGTATCCAGACAGGCGTCTATACCCTGATGGCCCTCCCGAACCACCTTATGATATGGCAGGCTGGACACTGCCCCTGCAGATGGGTGTAACTGTTGTTCGTATTGAAGAATCTATAGATGTGGATAGTGAAGTTGTGGAACAAATCGATCCTTTTGAAGCAAATCTTGATGGAAACAGCTCATATGGATTTTTGATACCGTCAAACTCCAATATGTCTGCTAAAGTTGTTAATAGTTTGATAAACGATCACACGATCTATCGAACCGCTGAAGACTTTACTTATCAAGGTTCTACCTATCAGGCAGGTTCTTTTATCATTGAAAGTAATGGCAACAGTTCTGAAACTGCTATGCAAAATCATGCCAGTGATCTTGGATTATCGATGACAGGGTTAGGTCAAACACCAAATGTGGAAAAAAAGGAACTGAATACGCCAAATATTGCAATGTATCAATCATGGACGGCAAATATCGATGAGGGATGGACCCGTTGGGTATTTGATAATTATGGATTCAGTTACACAACTCTCAGAGACCAAGACGTACGCACTAATGATTTGTCTGAATATGATATTATTATTCTACCGGCACAAGAGCCCGGCTCAATACTTTCAGGGAATGACCCGGGATCTATGCCTGAACAATACGTGGGTGGATTGGGTTTAGAGGGCGCAATAAACCTGAAGAGGTATGCAGAAGGTGGAGGAACAATATTAGGTTGGGATGGCGCCACTGATTTCTTAATCAATAATTTTGGATTGCCAGTCCGTAACCATCTTCTGAATGTTGCTCGTGATGATTTTTTTATCCCGGGATCTATCGTCAAATTAACCTCAGACAATACTCACCCCATCGCTTATGGCATGCAGGATGAACATGGCGCATTTTTTGTAACCAGAAGGGGGAGTCAAAGCAGATCATTTACAATTATTGAACCCGCCGAAGCAGAAGATCGCCGTGGAGCTGAACCTGATGTTGAAGTATTTGCACATTTTGCAGAAGAAGATATTTTAATGAGCGGGTGGGCCTTAGGAGAGGATAACTACCTTGCCGGTAAACCAGCTGCTTTAAGAGTAGGTCTTGGAGAGGGATCCGTAATTTTATTGGGTATCAGGCCACAGTTGAGGGCACAACCCAGGGCCACATTTAAATACATTTTTAATTCAATATATGAATCAGCAACAGTTGAGACACCAGCGGAAAGCGCGGACTAA